One Lycium barbarum isolate Lr01 chromosome 5, ASM1917538v2, whole genome shotgun sequence genomic window carries:
- the LOC132642299 gene encoding glutathione hydrolase 1-like: MKTTSLLMSNSRLLFLLASLLVIWGTSTCLAYDRREVIKANHGVVATDDGRCSRIGRDVLKEGGHAVDAAVAAALCLGVVSPASSGIGGGAFMLVRSADGKAQAFDMRETAPKQASKDMYAGNATLKARGALSIAVPGEIAGLYKAWKQYGKLPWRKLVRPAAHLAHSGFKISPYLHMQMRASESSIMADKGLRDLFTSNGSLLQIGDVCYNKQLGKTLRALSAYGIRPFYNGLIGVKLIKDIRKSGGILTMEDLQQYQVRIREPIAADVMGFKILGMPPPSSGGVAMVLILNILAQYGTPMEGPSPLMIHRQIESLKHAFAVRMNLGDPDFVNIRSVTNDMLSTEFAKQLKKTIFDNMTFDPNHYGGKWNPINDHGTSHMSIVDSDRNAVSMTNTINSYFGAKYLSPSTGIVLNNEMDDFSIPTNSSENVRPPAPANFIHPGKRPLSSMTPTIVLQGEQLRAVVGASGGAMIIAGTTEVFLNHFVRGMDSFSSVMAPRYYHQLIPNVLQYENWTIVTGDHIEAPEETRAALQKKGHVLQSIAGGTICQFVVQEFESSKLGALVAVSDPRKGGFPAGF; encoded by the exons ATGAAAACCACTT CTCTGTTGATGTCAAACTCTAGATTGCTGTTTCTTTTGGCATCACTGTTGGTGATATGGGGAACAAGTACGTGTTTAGCCTATGATAGACGCGAGGTGATAAAGGCAAATCATGGTGTTGTTGCCACTGATGATGGCCGATGCTCGAGGATCGGAAGAGATGTTCTGAAAGAAGGCGGCCACGCTGTGGATGCAGCGGTTGCTGCAGCGCTTTGCTTGGGAGTTGTCAGTCCGGCGTCTAGTGGCATCGGCGGAGGAGCATTCATGCTAGTAAGATCAGCAGATGGAAAAGCACAAGCCTTTGATATGAGAGAAACTGCTCCCAAACAAGCCTCTAAG GATATGTACGCGGGAAACGCTACTCTAAAAGCTAGAGGAGCTCTTTCAATAGCAGTTCCAGGAGAGATTGCTGGCCTTTACAAAGCATGGAAACAATATGGAAAGCTTCCATGGCGAAAGCTTGTGAGGCCTGCTGCACATCTAGCTCATAGTGGGTTCAAGATCTCACCATATCTTCACATGCAAATGCGTGCAAGTGAATCATCTATAATGGCAGATAAGGGACTTCGTGACTTGTTCACATCAAATGGTAGCCTCTTGCAGATAGGAGATGTATGTTATAACAAACAGTTGGGAAAAACACTTAGAGCACTTTCCGCGTATGGAATTAGACCATTTTACAACGGATTGATTGGGGTCAAATTGATCAAGGATATAAGAAAATCCGGAGGCATACTGACAATGGAAGACTTGCAGCAGTATCAAGTTAGAATAAGAGAACCTATCGCTGCAGATGTAATGGGATTTAAGATACTCGGTATGCCACCTCCTTCATCTGGAGGTGTTGCAATGGTGCTA ATACTTAACATTCTTGCACAATATGGAACTCCGATGGAAGGTCCAAGCCCCCTTATGATTCACCGACAAATTGAATCCTTGAAGCATGCATTTGCAGTGAGGATGAACCTTGGTGATCCAGATTTCGTCAACATTAGAAGTGTCACAAATGATATGCTGTCAACTGAATTTGCAAAGCAGTTGAAGAAAACCATATTTGACAACATGACTTTCGATCCCAATCACTATGGTGGAAA GTGGAATCCGATCAACGATCATGGTACCAGCCATATGTCAATTGTGGATAGTGATCGAAATGCTGTTTCAATGACGAACACCATAAATTCTTACTTTGGTGCTAAGTATCTGTCACCAAGTACCGGGATAGTTCTTAACAATGAAATGGATGACTTCTCAATTCCTACAAATAGTTCTGAAAATGTCCGACCACCAGCACCTGCAAATTTTATCCATCCAGGCAAAAGGCCATTGTCATCAATGACACCTACTATTGTTCTCCAG GGTGAACAACTGAGAGCTGTTGTTGGTGCAAGTGGAGGAGCAATGATTATTGCTGGTACGACCGAGGTTTTTCTGAATCACTTCGTGAGGGGAATGGATTCCTTCTCTTCTGTAATGGCTCCGAGATATTACCATCAG TTGATTCCGAATGTGCTACAATACGAGAATTGGACGATCGTGACAGGTGACCACATAGAGGCTCCAGAAGAAACAAGGGCTGCCCTGCAAAAGAAGGGACATGTCCTACAGAGTATTGCAGGAGGGACAATTTGCCAGTTTGTTGTTCAAGAATTCGAGTCATCAAAGTTAGGAGCGCTTGTTGCTGTAAGTGACCCGAGGAAGGGCGGATTTCCTGCTGGATTTTAG